In Dermochelys coriacea isolate rDerCor1 chromosome 4, rDerCor1.pri.v4, whole genome shotgun sequence, the sequence ATCGAGAGACTGTGCAGTCAAGAAGAAAGAGGTGTACATGAAAAAACAACCAGCAGGGGGCATACAGTTTACAAATAAGGCCGATGGCTTGTGGGGATATCACCGGAGCTGCCAAGGTGCACCCTTGATCCTTTCACCAAGGCGGCAAGCTGACGCCGTGTTACGTCTCATGAAAGAGGgatcccagccaggcctggctgtAAAGTGCTGGTGACTAATACTGCATTAGACAGGAGATTATCTTGTTACTTAAGTCTAGGGTCTAAAATGCATGTTGGAATTTTATTTGACatgtagccatttgtttccagtGTTGCTTCATGCTATCCCTTGAATCTCTGCACTTGCTAAATAAACTTATGTTTGTTTTCTCTATAGGCGTAGGCCTGGAGGGGGCGTGTTTGTGTTGCCagaggtgtcagggagctgatcctgggcaggcacagacaaggctccctcatgctaagggcaggtggtagcatgCTGCCTCCCAATCTTGGGGACCACTGGAAAGCATCACAAAAATCCCTGTCCTGGTCCTTAACTGCCTGCTTAGGTAAATCACCTACGTTCCTCCCCTCCCTCATCCAGGCTGTACCAAGAAGCAGCATCTCCTTTCCAGAGcggggatgtgattcccagctaaGCAGACAGCAAAACTGTTGAGTTTGTTACAAAGCCAGGGGGCAAAAAAAGAAATATCAGGATTTTTTTGGTACAAGTTTTATTTCTAGCTGGGGATGTCATTTAAGTGACTGCAGAGGTGCAGCACGGCCAGGATTAATGCGTCCTATTGGACTGGCTTTTGGTCTTGCAAAGCCTCCTAGATGGCAAATCATGTGGCTTCATCCCTTCTGTGTAGTGGGTGGTCTAGGAAAACGGCGATTCTTGGTCACAGGCCGAGTCCACCTTGCAGCCctctgaagagaaacaaaagcaCGTAAAAGGAAACGCTGCATGCACTTGGCCACTGGAGTTACGTATAGCTCTGCTGGATAACAccttaggccagatcctcagctgatgtaaatgcaTATAGCTCCATGGAAGAGTATGGTACTATACAAAGATACATGTCTGAGGGTCTGGCCTAGGATGTGTGTGTGGTGCCTTTCCTGCAAAGGGAAAGCTATTATAAACTATTCCTGCTGGGTGAGTTTCACTTCTGTGCATGGGGTTTGGCCTGGTGTGATACTGCTGCTAACTTTGCCTGCAGCAATGAAGGCAATGACCAGGCTAATTGAGATTTCTCTTctctgggaaaggaggaaactgGCTGGTCTGCCACCCATATTAACTTCCCCACTTCTTCTCTGTCCACAAAGACTATGGCCTGAGCAGTAGATAATGGCCCACGGCCTTTGCAGAACTCTTGCCACTGGTGCATGCGCCAGCACTGAGGTAACGGTGCCACTGCGTGCCTTCCagagatctccaagtgctttccAAACATCAGTGACTGTAGCTGTGAGGCTGAAAGTATAATGATCCCTactttactgatggggaaactgaggcatgaagtaGTTAAGCAACTGGCCCAGGATCCCtcagggagtctgtagcagaggcagGGTAAAGCTCGTATCTACTAAACcccatctcctcttcctccctcccccccaatttctTAATCACAAGGCCCGTTTTCCTCATGTTAAAAGTGCATGGGAGTATTGCGAATAGATAGGAAGTGTTACTTTAACAGCCATAAAttgtgggtgtgggagggattGTGCTCTAGTTCATATGGAGCTATGGTTAAAGTCAAAGCTAAGCAAGTGCTCTCTTACCGTTGTTACAGCAGATCCCAGGGGCTGCGCAGGTCCCACCACTGGGCCCGCATGGCTTCCTGCCAGACTCGCAGGGTGTCGGCAGGTAATTCTCTTCTTGACATCGCAGGGTTTCTGAAGTACCGAAGTAGCATCCCATCTCCGCTCCACAGCAGATGCTAGGGCCAAAGCAGTGGCCTTTGTTCCTAGGCCCACAGGGGATGCACTGGTGGGAGAGAGAAACCCAAAGGCTGGTTAATGGGGAAAACAGCACCCCTAGTTGCTTGGGtcttgattcaaagcccattggaaAGACTGCCACTGCGATCAGTCCATTAAGCCCTTAGGATGGTGTCTTTCTGCTATCATCTGCCAGTATTTAAGGAGCCCCTGTATGCTCTGCTCAGGCCTAGTGCTTCAGTTCTAGTTTTTCAACTGGTATTAGAAACTTTACAAGGAAACGAAATGTTATCATGGGATCTCTCTGTGGAACTGGGTGTGGTGGGAAATGATATGGTCTCTGGAGGGGTCAGAACCCCAACCACAATAACCTGGGCTCGCATccccagaaagtgaaactgactagaaaataactaggagtccttgtggcatcatagagactaacaaatgtatttgggcataagctttcatgggttaaaacccacttcatcagatacatggagtgaaaataacTATCAGCACCCCAAACTGAAATTGACCAGTGCTGGTGTCATTATTCTAGCTcaggggtgtgcatgtgtgtgagggtTGCGGTGGGGGAAGCAAACACaacctgggagtgggagggataaaggatcattttgttttgtgattgTTAAATAATTGACGCTGTTAGTTGCCAGCCCAGGGAGGGAATTGTTTGGAAACATTGTTTTAGACAGTGCCCCTTTAATAAATAGGTGAGACCATCCTGAACAAATTGGGCTAAACTAATCCagggtgtaactccactgaccacAGTAGCGTTTCATACTTGGCATGTGACTCCTATTTAGAGAACTCCGCTCCGCTTGCTGGGCTGGGTCTCCTAGTGTATTCTGCTGTGTATTTCTTTTATTAAACACAGTGTTTAGCTGCGCTAACAGTTTTCCTAGGCCCCAGCTAGATGATGATTTTTATGTGAAAGTCCCCAAGTTTTGCCTGAAGATCAATGACCCGAGGCGGGCAGTGGAGCAGCTATTGCTATGGGTTCTACCAAACACTGGTGCCTTTGTGTATCAGTTCAGGGTTAAAGCTCCTGGCAGCCCTACCCACTTGAAAGCAGCCAGATCCTAACATTTGATCTAGGAGTTCATTGGCTAGGAAAAGGGATGCTTTGAAGAAACGGTACAAAATGCAGGTCACATGAATGAATATagacctcacccccacccccggacTTTGCTTTTAGTTGCACCGTCCCAGCCTCATTGGCTACAGTTGCATGGGTTCAACAGAGAGCAGAATTACATCTTATTTTAATACATCAGTAATCGCTGGGTAGCTTTCTCGAATCTAACCAGCGCAAATGTATTCCCTCCTCACCCAAATTGTGGCTCTAACCAGCATCTCTTATGCAGTGGCCTCCCCCCTTAGGGAAATATTGCTCCAGAAGATTTTGCCTCCCTCAGAACCATTTGATTAAATGGCGTTACAGGGAGTATGATTGGAGTCATTCCCTTTGCCCTCTTGTCCCCCAGTGTAGCTGATACTGGGGATGATATCTCCTCTCATGTGTACAGGATACGCATTATATCTATACAGACTGACTCAGAAGATGATCAGTAAAATCTTCCTCCTGAGCAAAATAGCTCTTGACATTGTGGCATAGGTTTGGAAAGGCTGCAGGCCTTTTCTCCCCCAGAGCTGACTGTGCCTGCTCCCCAAGAATGGACAGGCAGCTGAAGGAACATGTAGCAGAGCACTGAAAACTCGTCTCAGCCAGCGACTGCCCCTTATGTGGCCCACCCTGCTCTTCTCCCAAAGCCAGCGCTCAGTAACTAGCCAGCGGCCTCCTGCTGGTCTATCACAGCTGTTTCTTGGCTGGCCACTTCCCACCGGCCGGCATTCCTGACATGCGACACAGATTATTTGCCTGCATCCCTGTGGTGTTTTCCTCTGTGTTTCAGCACAAGCCTATTAGCATGTGCGCTCGGCCCCCTCAAGGCTCCTTGCTCCAAGTTAGCCCCGCTGCCACTGCCCCAATCCGATTCTCATCCCCTCTGCATCTGAGTCAGGCAGCTTCTTCCTTCTCTTCCAAGCTTCTTGGGCACCCACCGGCGTGTtgctgagagcacaggagagaatcTTCTCCGCTGTTAGCTCTGGTGCCTGGCATCGCAGTGCCCTCTCCCCGCCCGCCTGCCCACAGCAACTGGGAACACAATTGCAGGGAAAggcctgctcagccccagcagtcccgggctggagcatgctcagtcattCTGTGGGAATGGGTCATACACAGGCCAGTCCCAGGTAGCACCTGTGAGGGGCTGacacatgctcagtgcagatggaatcttcagagaatttagctgccaatcTCTAACACCTCTCTATTAAGTAAGTACAGAGGCTTGTAAcatggccaaatttgagtgattTATTCCACGGggctggcaaaaggcacatccctgatacCAGGACGACCCCACTCCCAAATTTCAGGTCCCGTCTCCAAAGAAGGGGGATGCTAGAGCGCCTCAACAAAACAGATGtacaaatttgttttttaatatgggcaaaacagTGTATGCTCCCCCCCCACATCTCATTCTTGGAAGTGACCAAGATATTGTAGCTGAACCTTTCAAAAGAAAATTGAggctgaggcagacacccagcatagTACATTTCAAACCAAGcagttgaagtttggcaaagatATCAGGAACTGAAAACACAGACCTATATGGGGAAGTATGGAACAACCTTCAAAATAGAGGCTGCTCCCAGTCCTGCCTATAAGGCAATCTGATATAGACAGCTACACTCGTAACAGTATTTACAATTCACCACCAAACTAGACTTCTGATGTCCTCAATACAGCTGGCCTGATAACTCTAGTACAATAGTGGCTGGAGAACCTAATTGAAATGGGACCCGATTGGGCCAGGTGCCATACATACGCACATAAAGCCAGCCCCAGAGGATTTACACTTTAAAGAGATAAGACAGCTAAAGGAAAGATTATTATCCCCAGTGTACAGagggggaactaaggcacagagagattaaaggacttgcccaagatcacacagggtgtctgtaacagagctggggattgaatccagatctccggCCTCCCTCTCAGTCTCCATCCTGCTTTAACTGCAAGACCAAGGCTGAAAAGTCTGGCTGCTTACCACTCATCGGCAAAGGGGCTCATGCATGTGTTCCActgttttttaaacatactttCAGCTGCAAAGGTAATATATTATTTAAAGAGGCTGAATGAAGTCCTGACAATCACAAGATGCACTTCTCTACTGCCCACGAGTTTGGCATACGCTACAGTCTATGCTTTCCTAATTGGCTGAACATTGAACACAGAGACAGTTGGAATGGGGGACAGGAGAAGGGAAGTAAAAGAGGGACTTGGTAATGAATGTTAGTTAATGCTTGTTCAAAGCTTTACAAAATTCACACCACAGCTATGTAAAGGGAGTTGGTGAGCCAGAGTCTAGCTGCTCGTGGTGTTGATCAGGGTATCAAAACATATGCGTGTCTAGTTACTAGGGTTTAGCCAGCTGCCATCGCAGCTGGCACAGCTCAGTCCCTTGCCAGCAATCTCTCCTTTCGTGCCCTGGATGCGATCCTTTTGGGTGGGAGTTGAGGGCTTTGGCGCAGTATCAGGGCAGCTTGGGACCGTCACGCTTACAGGCTGTCAATGAGGACTCTTTACCCAGATTCACTGTAACAGCCTGACGCTAAGGAAAGCATCACGTACCTTTCTGACATCCATGTCCAGGACCGATCGCTTTCCTCCGATGGGGCAGTTCTGGATGTAACAGGCCGAGGAGAGAGCCAGGAGCCACAAGACGCAGATGGCGAGAGTGTTCTGAGACATGGTGGCTGCTGCTGACCCTGCTTCGCTCTCGAGTGGGCTCAGGAAAGCCCTCCAGGTTTTGTCTTCGCTCCTCCCAGGGTGCCTGTATATATAGCGCCTGCTGCAGCTACTTAGACATGCCACCACCATCGTCACTCATTTCCCTTAAAAAATACAAGGCATTGCTTTTCACACCAACTAGCACTGCTAATAATCCAGGGTCGAGGATGTGAGGTCAGTGAAGAAGGAATCATTTGCTCCTTGGTGCTTATTCCAAACATGGCAAGACATGAGTTCACATCTACAAGTTTCCTTTAATTGGCACAGTCAATCGGGGCCGCTGGGGGTTAGTGAGCAGAGTTGGCATGGCCCTCACCTTCCCTTGAAGTCCTAGGATGGGGCGGTTCGCTGCTTTGCTCCTGGCAGAAGAATGTTTCCTAACAGTTACATTTCATCATGCACCTTTCAGCCCAAGAGGCTCCAAAAGCAGTACATAAATATCAACAGGCagcataaccccaactatacatacaatatgatggggggctaatttagctacaactaatcaggagaaagatcttggagtcatcatggatactttctgaagacgtccacgcaatgtgcagcagcagtcaaaaaagcaaacgggatgttaggaatcattgaaaaagggatagagaataagatggagaatatcttattgcccttatataaatccatggtatgcccacatcttgaatactgtgtacagatgtggtcccctcatctcaaaaaagatatactggcattagaaatggttcagagaagggcaactaaaatgattacaggtttggaacgggtcccatatgaggagagattaaagacgctaggacttttcagcttggaaaagaggagactaaggggggatatgatacaggtatctaaaatcatgagtggtgtggagaaagtgaataaggaaaagttatttacttgttcccataatataagaactaggggccaccaaatgaaattaatgggcagcagttaaaacaaataaaaggaagttgttcttcacttagtgcacagtcaacctgtggaactccttgcctgaggaggttgtgaaggctaggattatatcagggtttaaaagagaactggataaattcatagaggttaagtccattaatggctattagccaggatgggtaaggaatggtgtccctagcctctatttgtcagaggatggagatggatggcaggagagagatcacttgatcattacctgttaggttcactccctctggggcacttggcattggccgctgtcggtagacaggatactgagctggatggagctttggtatgacccagtatggccgttcttatgttctttgtcCACCGCTGGGGTGCAGCGCAGCAGCTGTCTGATTTGCCCAGCAACATCTTTGGAGCGTAAATGGCTACCTGTGATGAAGACTGTGGTTTTACACCTCCCCATTGGCTGACAGGACCCCCTAACCTC encodes:
- the LOC119854883 gene encoding neurophysin 1-like, which translates into the protein MSQNTLAICVLWLLALSSACYIQNCPIGGKRSVLDMDVRKCIPCGPRNKGHCFGPSICCGAEMGCYFGTSETLRCQEENYLPTPCESGRKPCGPSGGTCAAPGICCNNEGCKVDSACDQESPFS